One region of Streptomyces sp. CG4 genomic DNA includes:
- a CDS encoding BTAD domain-containing putative transcriptional regulator, with the protein MGHDNEGMGAIPHGKLRFNVLGPLEVWVGTERLRLGGLIQERILVALLLESDTMLPVARLVEAAWAEAPPATATHQVRKAVADLRRRLVGGGEILVTDGPGYRAAVSPDQLDLGMFHALLARGRDAAAVGNTTEVARALGEALALWRGPVLGGSASPTIEATAAALEERRLRAVEQLFDVRLDRGEAAELVGDLREIVAQYPLREALRGQLMLALHRSERQAEALAEYSKVRELLVEGLGIDPGPSLTKLYEDILRESPELAAPWSPRSTSAQPLSAVDSPCTLPYDISDFSGREHQLDEILDRARQVGGAGTQIIAIDGMGGSGKTSLAVRAAHRLADSFPDGQLYINLRGYAPGQQPTSSVSALGTLLRVLGLPDDRIPEDLAGRTAQWRTALAGKRLLVLLDNASDTTDVRSLLPTEPGCLVLLTTRARLIDLDGAHWLSLGVMTPEESLTLIRETLGERRVTAESAAAAELARLCDYLPLALRIATARLGKRFRWTLQYMVDRLQDETRRLEELSTGERSVAATLRLSYQALDKKNRVAFRTLALHPGGGIDVYAAGALLGTPPHHGEEALELLLDVHLVEQPEIGRYAFHDLVSSFARGLHGSDPASTDEAAVERLLSHYLTVTEAACDVLFPGRRSISTGIGDSPFELPAVKTAEQAQMWFAREQNTLLSAVALAVRRGYDRHAVCLARNVIFYLNAHGLLDEFEKLARTAVTAARRLGDDALLGVSLANLGVACWELGDFAEGVDVAQEARSLAERLGDRGTEAHSDSTLGLYKSLLGEFPEALAHLERAIAQERQMGLFRAESESLTILSTLYEQWGRHEEAANAARRAVALSQQLDQHENKLVALIDLGLAYVGLGRYTDADAALTQARDLCDDTREAGIVSLALALSAEVAYRLGEQEQSADYVEASLDRITSSVSLLRSVKVKNVIGRVLHKHGDHRRALDLHRQAHELAARLRYRPEEAYSRLGIARAAEALHDAVTAAEHRAACEELFASMNVPEGRWRS; encoded by the coding sequence ATGGGGCACGACAACGAAGGAATGGGGGCAATCCCCCATGGAAAGCTCCGATTTAACGTGCTGGGGCCATTGGAGGTATGGGTCGGTACTGAACGCCTCCGCCTCGGCGGGTTGATCCAGGAACGGATCCTCGTCGCCTTGCTACTTGAAAGCGACACGATGCTGCCTGTCGCCCGGCTGGTGGAAGCGGCCTGGGCCGAGGCTCCGCCCGCCACCGCGACGCACCAGGTACGCAAGGCAGTGGCCGACCTCCGCCGTCGGCTCGTCGGGGGCGGGGAAATCCTGGTCACCGATGGCCCCGGATACCGGGCTGCGGTGTCACCCGATCAGCTCGATCTGGGCATGTTCCATGCGCTGCTCGCAAGGGGCAGGGACGCTGCAGCGGTCGGTAACACGACAGAAGTCGCCAGAGCGCTGGGGGAGGCACTCGCCTTGTGGCGCGGCCCGGTGCTGGGCGGGTCTGCGAGCCCGACAATCGAAGCTACCGCCGCAGCGCTGGAGGAACGTCGACTGAGAGCTGTCGAGCAATTGTTCGATGTTCGACTTGATCGCGGAGAAGCCGCCGAACTGGTGGGCGATCTTCGCGAGATCGTCGCCCAGTACCCACTACGGGAGGCACTGCGGGGACAGTTGATGCTCGCCCTGCACCGGTCGGAACGTCAGGCGGAAGCCCTCGCCGAGTACAGCAAGGTCCGCGAGCTACTCGTGGAAGGACTGGGCATTGATCCAGGTCCCAGTTTGACCAAACTGTACGAGGACATTCTCCGGGAAAGCCCAGAGTTGGCTGCTCCTTGGTCGCCCCGGAGTACTTCCGCTCAGCCGCTGTCTGCCGTCGACTCGCCGTGCACACTGCCCTATGACATCTCGGACTTCTCCGGACGTGAACATCAACTGGATGAGATCCTTGATCGAGCACGCCAAGTAGGGGGCGCAGGCACTCAGATCATTGCTATCGATGGGATGGGTGGGAGCGGTAAGACGTCGCTGGCGGTGCGGGCCGCACACCGGCTTGCCGACTCCTTCCCGGACGGACAGCTCTACATCAACCTGCGTGGTTACGCTCCCGGCCAACAACCCACGAGCTCTGTCAGCGCCTTGGGAACTCTGCTGCGGGTTCTCGGTCTGCCCGACGACCGGATACCCGAGGACCTCGCCGGCCGGACCGCACAGTGGCGTACGGCGCTCGCTGGCAAACGACTGTTGGTCCTCCTCGACAATGCCTCGGACACAACGGATGTCCGCTCGCTACTGCCAACCGAACCCGGATGCCTTGTTCTACTCACCACCCGGGCCCGCCTTATCGACCTGGATGGTGCCCACTGGCTCTCGTTGGGGGTGATGACACCTGAAGAAAGCCTCACCCTAATTAGGGAAACGCTGGGTGAACGGCGTGTTACTGCGGAATCAGCCGCAGCCGCCGAATTGGCCCGGCTCTGCGACTACCTACCGCTCGCCCTCCGCATCGCCACTGCCCGGCTCGGTAAACGGTTCCGCTGGACCCTGCAGTACATGGTCGACCGGCTCCAAGACGAGACGAGGCGACTGGAAGAGCTCAGTACGGGAGAACGCAGTGTCGCCGCGACCCTGCGGCTGTCATATCAGGCTCTCGACAAGAAGAACCGCGTCGCCTTTCGGACGCTGGCCCTACACCCTGGCGGCGGCATTGACGTGTACGCCGCGGGTGCCCTGCTCGGGACGCCGCCACACCACGGTGAGGAGGCGCTGGAGCTCCTCCTCGACGTGCATCTCGTCGAACAGCCGGAGATCGGCCGCTACGCCTTCCACGACTTGGTGAGCAGCTTCGCCCGAGGTCTGCACGGCAGCGATCCGGCATCCACTGACGAAGCGGCAGTGGAGCGTCTGCTCAGCCACTACCTCACCGTTACCGAGGCCGCGTGCGATGTCCTCTTCCCCGGACGGCGGAGCATATCTACCGGCATCGGCGACTCTCCGTTTGAACTACCCGCCGTGAAGACCGCTGAACAGGCCCAGATGTGGTTTGCCAGGGAGCAAAACACCTTGCTCTCCGCCGTCGCACTGGCCGTTCGCCGCGGGTATGACCGACATGCCGTGTGCCTGGCGCGCAACGTCATCTTCTATCTCAACGCGCATGGGCTCCTGGATGAGTTCGAAAAGCTGGCACGCACCGCCGTAACGGCCGCTCGTCGCCTAGGAGACGATGCCCTGCTTGGGGTGAGCCTTGCCAACCTGGGGGTTGCTTGCTGGGAACTGGGGGACTTCGCCGAGGGAGTCGATGTGGCGCAGGAAGCCCGCAGTCTCGCTGAACGCCTTGGAGACCGGGGTACCGAGGCCCACAGTGACAGCACACTGGGGCTTTACAAGAGCCTGCTGGGGGAGTTTCCGGAGGCCTTGGCCCACTTGGAGAGAGCAATCGCGCAGGAGCGACAGATGGGGCTCTTCCGAGCTGAGTCGGAGAGCCTGACCATCCTCAGCACGCTGTACGAGCAGTGGGGCCGCCACGAGGAGGCCGCCAATGCGGCAAGGCGCGCGGTGGCGTTGTCCCAGCAACTCGACCAACACGAGAACAAGTTGGTAGCACTCATCGACCTGGGCCTCGCATATGTAGGTCTGGGTCGGTACACGGACGCGGACGCCGCATTGACTCAGGCACGAGACCTGTGCGACGACACCCGAGAGGCAGGGATCGTCTCTCTCGCTCTGGCCTTGTCTGCGGAGGTCGCCTACCGTCTGGGCGAACAGGAGCAGTCCGCAGACTACGTCGAGGCTTCGTTGGACCGCATCACGTCGAGCGTGTCACTGCTGCGGTCCGTCAAGGTCAAGAACGTGATCGGACGGGTGCTTCACAAGCACGGAGATCACCGCCGAGCGCTCGACCTCCACAGGCAGGCCCATGAGCTAGCCGCCAGGCTCCGATACCGCCCTGAAGAGGCGTATTCGCGCCTCGGCATAGCTCGGGCTGCAGAGGCCCTGCACGATGCCGTGACTGCCGCCGAACACCGAGCGGCATGTGAGGAGTTGTTCGCCTCGATGAACGTACCCGAGGGGCGCTGGCGCAGCTGA
- a CDS encoding NAD(P)H-dependent oxidoreductase, translating to MSRSILTRDPVKTAMNGAASVLGEDRGRSFAFMLGGPHTGGATESLARRAAGGLPVTVERSWLRLSELSFPVQTVPETEAAEKRMLDATLEHTDIVVVSPLYWYSVSAQTKLYLDYWASWMTRPGLDFRARMGGKTLWAVSTFARGEAQDAQPLVGMLERTAQYLDMTWGGALLCRAHRTGQLAGHDASRYADFFATAPKDPFLRTKRVGPLRHAEELEAS from the coding sequence ATGTCAAGGTCGATTCTGACGAGGGATCCAGTGAAGACAGCGATGAACGGGGCGGCTTCGGTGCTTGGCGAGGACCGAGGTAGGAGCTTCGCCTTCATGCTCGGTGGGCCGCACACAGGAGGTGCAACCGAGTCGCTAGCGCGCCGCGCCGCCGGGGGTCTTCCCGTGACGGTCGAGCGGAGTTGGCTACGTTTGAGTGAGCTCTCGTTTCCCGTGCAGACGGTTCCCGAGACCGAGGCGGCGGAAAAGAGGATGCTCGACGCCACTCTGGAGCACACTGACATCGTGGTGGTGTCTCCGCTGTACTGGTATAGCGTTTCCGCGCAGACCAAGCTGTATCTGGACTACTGGGCGTCCTGGATGACTCGACCCGGCCTGGACTTCCGGGCTCGGATGGGCGGCAAGACGCTGTGGGCAGTCAGCACGTTTGCCCGTGGCGAGGCTCAAGACGCCCAGCCTCTCGTCGGTATGTTGGAGCGGACCGCCCAGTACCTGGACATGACGTGGGGAGGCGCCCTGCTCTGCCGAGCGCACCGCACCGGCCAACTGGCAGGTCACGACGCCAGCCGTTATGCCGATTTCTTCGCCACGGCACCGAAGGACCCCTTTCTGCGAACCAAACGAGTTGGTCCACTACGCCACGCAGAGGAACTTGAGGCATCTTGA
- a CDS encoding aminoacyl--tRNA ligase-related protein → MLDTGVPGLVAFGSTFETLIDALQRSIGRLAADDRATRIGVPPVISRQLLERLGYVETFPHLLGTVHTYEGDDRQWRELASALRQGESWTQRHELSDVALLPAACYHLYPQLAEAEFTAPAVFDLTGHCYRHERTAEAGRMRSFRMHELIRVDTPASVLGWRDDWIERASGWLRALGLTVAVEPANDPFFGDAGRMMGRMQRADQLKWELVVEVADGLSQAVVSCNCHKDHFSAEFGFRMAEGEAHTSCVAFGLERIALAILHRHGSDRRSWPEELKR, encoded by the coding sequence GTGCTGGACACCGGCGTACCCGGACTCGTAGCGTTCGGCTCCACCTTCGAAACACTGATCGACGCGCTGCAGAGGTCCATCGGCCGCCTTGCGGCCGACGACCGCGCGACGAGGATCGGCGTCCCCCCTGTGATCTCACGCCAACTGCTGGAACGGCTCGGCTACGTCGAGACCTTCCCGCACCTGCTGGGAACCGTGCACACCTACGAAGGTGACGACCGACAGTGGCGCGAACTGGCATCGGCCCTGCGCCAGGGGGAGTCCTGGACCCAGCGGCACGAACTCAGCGATGTCGCGTTGCTCCCCGCAGCCTGCTACCACCTGTATCCGCAGCTGGCTGAGGCGGAGTTCACCGCACCGGCGGTATTCGACCTGACGGGGCACTGCTATCGGCACGAGCGCACGGCCGAGGCGGGCCGGATGCGTTCCTTCCGAATGCACGAGCTCATCCGCGTCGACACGCCTGCCTCGGTACTCGGCTGGCGTGACGACTGGATCGAGCGTGCGTCCGGCTGGCTGAGGGCACTGGGACTGACGGTCGCCGTGGAGCCAGCCAATGACCCCTTCTTCGGAGACGCGGGCCGGATGATGGGCAGGATGCAGCGTGCCGATCAGCTGAAGTGGGAGCTCGTCGTCGAGGTGGCGGACGGACTCAGCCAGGCAGTCGTCTCGTGCAACTGCCACAAGGACCACTTCTCGGCGGAGTTCGGGTTCAGGATGGCCGAGGGCGAGGCGCACACTTCGTGCGTCGCATTCGGACTGGAGAGGATTGCGCTGGCCATTCTTCACCGGCACGGCTCGGACCGCCGTAGCTGGCCCGAAGAACTGAAGCGCTAA
- a CDS encoding acyl-CoA dehydrogenase family protein, whose product MTLQLTEQPGRELVITAAETAARTLADHADQVDQDGIFPEASVAALARTGLLNAVLPHHLGGMGLSTATLAQVARTLGRACGSTAMIWTMHQVQLACVARNLDTADAVLAELFTSTVGSNGLIASVTSELGVGGNLRESRVSCNREGDRVSFVKQAPTISYGLMADAFLITARRNEEAAASDQVLVLASKDQVELQDVGEWDVMGMRGTRSPGCRITVDVPSTQVLGTPFAEVAAQTMVPLSHILWSAAWIGIAEEATRRATRRLRQAGRLGKSGAAPDLRLASIGQRLDALNGLLQRVIRGYEQLDETNTGVVTTDFAVEANSLKLAASTETVEIAETALEICGMPGYQERGAYSVARMLRDLYSARLMISNSRLQETNATAMLMRRYG is encoded by the coding sequence ATGACCCTTCAACTGACGGAGCAGCCGGGGCGGGAGCTGGTAATCACTGCCGCGGAAACCGCCGCCCGAACCCTCGCGGACCACGCGGACCAGGTAGACCAGGACGGAATCTTCCCGGAAGCATCCGTCGCCGCGCTCGCCCGGACCGGTCTCCTCAACGCCGTGCTCCCCCACCACTTGGGCGGCATGGGCCTGAGCACTGCCACCCTGGCCCAGGTCGCCCGCACTTTGGGCCGTGCGTGCGGATCGACGGCAATGATCTGGACCATGCACCAAGTGCAGTTGGCTTGCGTCGCGCGAAACCTCGACACCGCGGATGCGGTGCTTGCCGAACTCTTCACCTCGACCGTCGGCAGCAACGGGCTGATCGCCTCGGTCACCTCGGAGCTCGGCGTCGGCGGGAATCTCCGGGAGAGCCGCGTCTCCTGCAACCGTGAAGGAGACCGGGTTTCTTTCGTCAAGCAGGCACCCACCATTTCCTATGGCCTCATGGCGGATGCGTTCCTCATCACCGCACGGCGGAACGAGGAGGCCGCTGCGAGCGACCAGGTGCTGGTGCTGGCGTCCAAGGACCAGGTGGAACTGCAGGACGTCGGGGAGTGGGATGTCATGGGAATGCGCGGCACGCGCAGCCCGGGCTGTCGCATCACCGTCGACGTGCCGTCCACCCAGGTGCTCGGCACCCCGTTCGCCGAGGTCGCGGCCCAGACGATGGTGCCGCTCTCCCACATCCTGTGGAGCGCTGCCTGGATCGGCATCGCTGAAGAAGCCACTCGACGGGCCACACGCCGTCTGCGGCAGGCCGGTCGGCTCGGGAAGTCGGGTGCCGCCCCGGATCTGCGGCTTGCCTCCATCGGACAGCGGCTCGATGCATTGAACGGCCTGCTGCAGAGAGTGATCCGCGGCTATGAGCAACTGGACGAGACGAACACGGGCGTCGTGACCACCGACTTCGCCGTCGAGGCCAACAGCCTGAAGCTAGCTGCCTCCACCGAGACCGTGGAGATCGCTGAGACCGCTCTGGAAATCTGCGGGATGCCGGGCTATCAGGAGCGCGGTGCGTACTCCGTGGCCCGCATGCTCCGCGACCTGTACTCCGCCAGGCTGATGATCTCCAACAGCCGACTGCAAGAGACCAATGCAACTGCGATGCTGATGAGGCGTTATGGCTGA
- a CDS encoding phosphopantetheine-binding protein yields MLNTIESSTNGALEQLRTGLSYTGTAQFGSCVQQATCNVLTAQGLAEASDRIGVSWGFGYGPDADRLRCGERWLAGVARLSGLNIQRQRFNSATAAFTAEQTVLESGAPVVVAVDSFDIASPYLGRTHLMHALIVVEWGSESVTVLDPMNEPRPSFLSLDTYRRTRASAVARNFELIAFEGTVKHAYSAVEALAELHTDALTHREAGLADLDAFIRAVESGQAVPDVADVAAERTYAQKVIAAAARELPGLEPLTANADALARRWYFAHTVGMEAGGQAPQRMAKILRDLREREIRLLDELASTVEAAGLAPAGSSAVQAPPHLISLISSILAQQTNVATERLRPTDDLWAAGLTSLESVRVMIGLEDELGIEFPTSLLARNTFGSIAAIAEAISRLLAGTSNTTEGQVGR; encoded by the coding sequence ATGCTGAACACGATCGAAAGCTCCACGAATGGAGCGCTGGAGCAGCTGCGCACCGGACTGTCCTACACAGGTACCGCTCAGTTCGGCAGCTGCGTCCAGCAGGCGACCTGCAACGTCCTGACCGCGCAGGGCCTGGCGGAGGCATCTGATCGGATCGGAGTGAGCTGGGGCTTCGGCTACGGGCCCGATGCCGACCGGCTGCGGTGTGGCGAACGATGGCTCGCCGGGGTCGCGCGACTGTCGGGACTGAACATCCAGCGACAGCGGTTCAACTCGGCGACGGCCGCCTTTACCGCCGAGCAGACCGTGTTGGAAAGCGGTGCGCCGGTGGTGGTCGCGGTTGACTCCTTTGACATCGCCTCGCCTTACCTGGGACGTACCCATCTGATGCACGCGCTGATCGTGGTGGAGTGGGGCTCGGAGTCGGTGACCGTACTCGACCCGATGAACGAGCCGAGGCCGTCGTTCCTGTCCCTCGACACCTACCGTCGTACCCGGGCCAGCGCGGTGGCCAGGAACTTCGAGCTGATCGCTTTCGAGGGGACGGTCAAGCACGCCTACTCCGCGGTCGAGGCGCTCGCTGAGCTGCACACCGACGCTCTCACGCACCGAGAAGCCGGACTGGCCGACCTGGACGCGTTCATCCGTGCGGTGGAGTCCGGGCAGGCTGTGCCTGACGTCGCGGACGTGGCCGCGGAACGCACCTATGCGCAGAAGGTGATCGCAGCTGCTGCCCGAGAACTGCCCGGTCTGGAGCCACTGACCGCGAACGCCGACGCTCTGGCACGTCGCTGGTACTTCGCCCACACCGTGGGGATGGAGGCCGGCGGGCAGGCGCCGCAGCGGATGGCCAAGATCCTGCGAGACCTGCGGGAGCGCGAGATACGGCTGCTCGACGAGCTGGCAAGCACGGTGGAGGCGGCCGGACTCGCACCCGCTGGCAGCTCGGCCGTGCAGGCGCCGCCGCATCTGATCAGTCTCATCTCGTCGATCCTCGCCCAGCAGACCAACGTCGCAACCGAGCGCCTCCGACCCACTGACGATCTCTGGGCGGCCGGACTCACCTCCCTGGAATCCGTCCGCGTGATGATCGGGCTGGAGGACGAGCTGGGCATCGAATTCCCGACATCTCTGCTGGCCCGGAACACCTTTGGGAGCATCGCCGCGATCGCAGAGGCCATCAGCAGGCTGTTGGCTGGAACGTCGAACACCACGGAAGGTCAGGTCGGACGATGA